The following proteins are co-located in the Ascochyta rabiei chromosome 8, complete sequence genome:
- a CDS encoding cell division cycle- protein, producing MNGYSGTVTPGGMYVKALYDYDADDRTSLSFRQGDIIQVITQLESGWWDGVINGVRGWFPSNYCTVVQRPSESADDERNGVEPADDHDTQSLGGTDYTNSDTESLAGNDTLLPLERHAENKHASKEEEAAFWIPQATPDGRLFYFNTLTGVSTMELPLESPAANESGPRDRVNVFLPDSSRPPAELLASGAMYDTDDETSASDLEGHGVKGSYGRNRLSDGVSPATSMESMNQALAPRSHDANATSFSGAAIPPIGTTATSFANSPTTGPPSASARKFYDPVNPVPLTWNRMVEDMRRAIERYRQAINNSDRSEFGKRAEDISDHLRLLLAAGSGTTDNHSGNPSIISTNKALYPHFRETMSRFSKLVLSSHIAASDFPPPDSYSKCLKEADGVLNGVYGFVEVARQQRGEEIPRLVPGFIVGSGVGGSWHNNGADPRDNNGISSFMDDEIEPSAEPTVKLDSRVLERLEDIKRLIVSSVRRLDEQCVVRDKVISRQRHQLVGDHVCTAGGKVLEVCRPWMSTIESINLSSISTTLQEQQLSEFSIQKQKMYDIVSELVIACQGVAAPLGDEWAELRGDSLEDRINAVRAVSRDLETTVAQQYGLLQNLSEAVPLSEIAVRTDPRRFTDTDSELATSHARGPSATLRPLLKDVPQAKTYSEGTALDDSKIDPIQPPRNNKKLKDFFGEVPVIPQTAVEETPEYLKLDHEGEISYDHKVTPPQLRGGTLAGLVEQLTRHDRLDPAFNNTFLLTYRSFTTASELFEMLVKRWSIQPPHGLAKEDYQTWVDKKQKPIRFRVVNILKSWFDNYWMEGNDEEARILIQRVYNFAKDHVATTSTPGAAPLMTSVEQRSRGPDMPTKRLVLTLSAQTPQPILPKHMKKLKFLDIDATEFARQLTIIESKLYGKIRPTECLNKTWQKKLAPGEPDPAANVKALILHSNQLTNWVAQMILTQQDVKRRVIVIKHFVNVADKCRSLNNFSTLTSIISALGTAPIHRLNRTWSAVNQRSMGVLESMRKLMGSTRNFAEYRDTLHRANPPCIPFFGVYLTDLTFIEDGIPSLIKKTNLINFAKRAKTAEVIRDIQQYQNVPYPLQPVPDLQDYILTNMQSAGDVHEMYEMSLSVEPREREDEKIARLLSESGFL from the exons ATGAACGGCTACAGTGGCACCGTCACGCCCGGCGGCATGTACGTCAAGGCGCTCTACGACTACGACGCCGACGACCGCACCAGCCTGAGCTTCCGCCAGGGCGACATCATCCAGGTCATCACCCAGCTGGAGAGCGGATGGTGGGACGGCGTCATCAACGGGGTTCGCGGCTGGTTCCCGAGCAACTACTGCACCGTCGTCCAGCGCCCGAGCGAGAGCGCCGACGACGAGCGGAACGGCGTGGAGCCCGCCGACGACCACGACACGCAGTCGCTGGGCGGCACCGACTACACCAACTCGGACACCGAGTCGCTCGCCGGCAACGACACCCTGCTGCCCCTCGAGCGCCATGCCGAAAACAAGCATGCCAgcaaggaggaggaggccGCCTTCTGGATCCCCCAGGCCACGCCCGACGGCCGCTTGTTCTACTTCAACACCCTGACCGGCGTCAGCACCATGGAACTGCCCCTCGAGTCTCCCGCTGCAAACGAGAGCGGACCCCGCGACCGCGTCAACGTCTTCCTTCCCGACTCGTCGAGGCCGCCGGCCGAGCTGCTTGCCTCGGGCGCCATGTACGACACCGACGACGAGACCTCCGCCTCCGATTTGGAAGGCCACGGCGTCAAGGGCTCGTATGGAAGGAACCGGCTGTCCGACGGCGTCTCACCTGCCACCTCCATGGAGTCTATGAATCAGGCCCTGGCGCCAAGATCCCACGATGCGAACGCTACCAGCTTCTCCGGCGCCGCGATCCCGCCCATTGGCACCACGGCCACGTCCTTCGCCAACAGCCCCACCACAGGACCACCCTCGGCATCCGCACGCAAGTTCTACGACCCTGTGAATCCAGTGCCTCTTACCTGGAATAGGATGGTGGAGGACATGCGCCGAGCTATCGAACGCTACCGCCAGGCCATCAACAACAGCGACAGATCAGAGTTCGGGAAGAGGGCAGAAGACATCTCCGACCACTTGCGACTGCTGCTTGCTGCAGGCTCAGGAACCACCGACAATCACTCTGGAAACCCTTCCATCATCTCCACTAACAAAGCTTTGTACCCGCATTTCCGAGAGACCATGTCGAGATTCTCCAAGCTAGTCTTGTCCTCGCACATTGCCGCGTCCGACTTCCCGCCGCCAGATTCCTACTCAAAGTGCTTGAAAGAAGCTGATGGTGTTTTGAATGGAGTGTACGGCTTTGTCGAGGTCGCCCGTCAACAGCGCGGAGAAGAGATCCCTCGCCTGGTGCCTGGTTTCATCGTTGGCAGCGGCGTTGGCGGAAGCTGGCATAACAACGGAGCAGACCCACGGGATAACAACGGAATCTCGTCTTTCATGGACGACGAAATCGAACCCTCTGCCGAGCCTACCGTGAAGCTAGATTCTCGCGTACTCGAGAGATTGGAGGACATCAAACGACTCATCGTATCGAGCGTCCGTCGGTTGGACGAGCAATGCGTTGTCCGCGACAAAGTAATCTCGCGGCAAAGACACCAACTGGTGGGAGATCATGTATGCACTGCGGGAGGGAAGGTTCTGGAGGTGTGCCGGCCATGGATGTCTACCATCGAGTCCATCAACCTTTCCTCAATAAGCACGACCTTGCAGGAACAGCAACTAAGCGAGTTCAGCATTCAAAAGCAAAAGATGTACGATATAGTCTCAGAGCTCGTTATAGCATGTCAAGGAGTTGCAGCCCCATTGGGCGACGAGTGGGCCGAGTTGCGTGGAGACTCTCTAGAGGATCGAATCAACGCGGTACGAGCTGTCTCGCGAGATCTCGAAACCACTGTCGCCCAGCAGTACGGACTCTTGCAGAACCTGTCAGAAGCAGTCCCCCTCTCCGAGATCGCCGTTCGCACTGACCCCCGAAGATTCACCGACACGGACTCGGAGCTCGCGACTTCGCATGCTCGAGGCCCATCAGCGACACTGAGACCGCTGCTGAAAGATGTGCCACAAGCCAAAACATATAGCGAAGGCACTGCCTTGGATGACAGCAAGATCGACCCAATACAGCCTCCAAGGAACAACAAGAAGCTCAAGGACTTCTTTGGTGAGGTGCCGGTCATTCCGCAAACTGCCGTGGAAGAGACGCCAGAATATCTGAAGCTCGACCATGAAGGCGAGATCTCCTACGACCACAAGGTGACTCCGCCACAACTGCGTGGTGGTACACTGGCAGGACTCGTGGAGCAGCTCACTCGCCACGACCGTCTTGACCCAGCCTTCAACAACACATTCCTCCTCACATACCGGTCGTTCACCACGGCCTCTGAGTTATTCGAAATGTTGGTCAAGCGGTGGAGCATTCAGCCACCTCACGGCTTGGCCAAAGAAGACTACCAAACGTGGGTGGACAAGAAACAGAAGCCTATCCGGTTCCGCGTAGTCAACATTCTCAAGAGTTGGTTCGACAACTACTGGATGGAAGGCAACGACGAGGAGGCACGGATACTGATCCAGAGAGTGTACAACTTTGCAAAGGACCACGTCGCGACAACTAGCACACCAGGCGCCGCTCCTCTCATGACCTCTGTCGAACAGCGTTCTCGCGGCCCAGACATGCCAACCAAACGCCTCGTACTGACTCTCAGCGCCCAGACGCCACAGCCTATTTTGCCGAAACACATGAAGAAGCTAAAGTTCTTGGACATTGACGCCACCGAGTTCGCTCGGCAGCTGACCATCATCGAGTCTAAACTATACGGCAAGATTCGACCCACGGAGTGCCTGAACAAGACCTGGCAGAAGAAGCTCGCACCCGGCGAGCCGGACCCAGCTGCCAACGTGAAGGCACTGATTCTCCACTCCAATCAGTTGACGAACTGGGTAGCGCAGATGATCCTAACGCAGCAGGACGTCAAGCGGCGAGTGATAGTCATCAAGCACTTTGTCAACGTTGCCGAT AAATGTCGATCGTTGAACAACTTTTCGACGCTGACATCCATCATCTCCGCTCTGGGGACAGCGCCTATCCACCGCCTGAATCGGACATGGAGCGCGGTCAACCAGCGGTCGATGGGCGTGCTGGAGAGCATGCGCAAACTCATGGGCAGCACTCGAAACTTTGCCGAGTATCGAGACACGCTTCACAGGGCGAACCCGCCTTGTATACCTTTCTTCG GTGTCTATCTTACTGACCTGACGTTCATCGAAGACGGCATCCCCTCGCTGATCAAGAAAACGAACCTGATCAATTTTGCCAAGCGCGCAAAGACGGCCGAGGTGATCCGCGACATTCAACAATATCAAAACGTGCCGTACCCGCTGCAGCCTGTGCCCGATCTGCAGGACTACATTTTGACCAACATGCAATCCGCAGGCGACGTGCACGAAATGTACGAGATGAGCTTATCCGTTGAGCCGCGCGAGCGCGAAGACGAGAAGATTGCAAG ACTTCTCTCCGAGTCTGGATTCCTGTGA